The genomic stretch TCGTAAACAAAATTATAATTTGGAGATTTATTTCTTCTTAAAAATGAAACAATGTCATCAAAAAACAAATTGATTTCTGCAAAAACTGCATGATCTTCCGAGAAAAGCCCCTTAGCTATTTCGATGTGTTTCTGTTTTATATGTTCTATTTCAGTTTGATAGTTATCTTTTTTGAAATACATTTCTACCACTTTTTCCAGCTCATTGGTCGTTTTACCCATTGCTGAAATTACAAGTAGACATTTTTCAAAACCCTGGCTGCTAAGAACCATGGATACATTTTTTACACTCTCGGCATCTTTCACCGATGCGCCTCCAAACTTGAAAATTTTCATTAAATTGTTAAGAATAAAATTGTTAGATAAAAAAGATTGGTTTTTTTTTCGGAGGTCAAAATTATGGAATTACGATGAGATATGAAATAGCGTTGAACCGGGATTGAATTAAGATTTGCTTAAAATTGAAGTAAAGTACAGGTAATATTTGCTGTTTGATGGTACAATTGGGAATAGTTACACGGATAAAATTATGCTGTGTATATAGAAATATGATTGATATAGTGTTGATTAATAGTGTCTAAGGTCTTTTGTAAGAAAATGTTTTTTAATGTGATAAAATTTACGAAATTTGGCAGTAAAGTAAAAACATAAAAATGTCAGATCAACCATTACAGACCCTAGGAGAATTTTTAATTGATAAGCAGGAAGATTTTCAGTATTCCACTGGGGAATTTTCGCGCCTTCTAAGTGCTATAAGACTGGCGTCCAAAGTTGTAAACAGAGAAGTAAACAAAGCAGGAATTGTAGATATTGCAGGAGCTGCAGGAAACCAGAATGTTCAGGGTGAAGAGCAACAGAAGCTTGATGTGATTGCCAACGATATTTTTATCACTGCACTTTCTCAAAGAGAAGTTGTTTGCGGTATTGCTTCTGAAGAGAACGATGATTTTATTGATATTAAATGCGGAGAAAATGGGCATTTAAGCAAATATGTCGTTCTGATCGATCCATTAGACGGTTCTTCAAATATTGATGTAAATGTTTCTGTGGGAACTATTTTCTCAATTTACAGAAGAGTTACAGAGCCGGGAACTCCTGTGCAGCTAGAAGATTTTTTACAGAAAGGTATTAACCAGATTGCTGCAGGATATGTGATTTACGGATCTTCTACAATGATTGTTTACACCACTGGTAACGGTGTAAACGGGTTTACTTTGGATCCTTCTTTGGGAACATATTATTTATCCCATCCAAATATGACATTCCCGAAATCAGGTAAAATTTATTCAATCAACGAAGGAAATTATATCAAGTTTCCGCAAGGAGTTAAAAATTACCTGAAATATTGTCAGATGGAGGAAGGCGATCGTCCTTACACTTCAAGATATATTGGTTCCTTAGTAGCTGATTTTCATAGAAATATGTTAAAAGGCGGAATTTATATTTATCCGTCATACGGCCAATCACCAAATGGAAAGTTGAGATTATTATATGAATGTAATCCTATGGCATTCCTAGCGGAACAAGCTGGTGCAAAGGCTACAGACGGTTTCAGAAGAATTATGGAAATTGAGCCGACAGAGCTTCACCAAAGAATTCCTTTTTTCTGTGGAAGTGTTGAGATGGTGGAAAAGGCAGAAGAATTTATGCGAATTGACAGCGTAAAATAAATGACAGCAAAATATTACAAATATATATTAGAATTCAAGCGCCCGAGTGGAACATCTCGCGGCGTTTTGCTTACTAAAGAAACCTACATTCTTGAAATTTTTGAAAATGCAAACAAAGGAGTAGGAGAGTGTGCACTATTCAGAGGGTTGAGCTATGATGACACCCCAGAGTATGAAGGGAAAATGAACTGGCTCTGTGAAAATATAAATCAGGATTTTAAATTTTTAAAAGAAGAATTAAAAGAATTTCCATCAATTTGGTTTGGCTACGAGCAAGCTTTGTTGAATTTAAAACACGGCGGGAAACTTTATTTTCCAAGCGAATTTACAAATGAGAAAGGCTCAATGACGATTAATGGTTTAATCTGGATGGGGGATATAGATTTTATGGAAGAGCAGATTCAGGAAAAACTTGAACAAGGCTTTCATTGTATCAAATTAAAAATCGGTGTCGATTGGAAGTCTGAACATGCTATTCTTCAAAAACTAAGACAAAAATTTTCAAAAGAACAGTTAGAATTACGAGTTGATGCCAATGGCGGGTTTTCTAAAGAAGAAGCACAAGTCGTACTGCAACAGCTTTCAGATTTACATATTCATTCTATCGAGCAGCCCATAAAAGCTGGAAATTGGGATGATATGGCAGTTTTGTGCGCGGACACCCCGACTCCAATAGCGCTTGATGAAGAGCTGATCGGAATTTTTAATTTAAACGAAAAGAAGAAACTTTTAGAAAAAATAAAACCTCAATACATTATTCTGAAGCCAGCTTTGGTCGGAGGTTTTGCAGGTTCTGACGAATGGATATCTGTAGCTGAGCAGCAAAATATAAAGTGGTGGATTACATCTGCTTTAGAAAGTAATATTGGATTAAACGCTATTGCGCAGTACACTTTTACGAAAGATAATTTTATTCCTCAGGGATTGGGCACAGGAAACCTGTTTACTAATAATTTTAAAACGCATCTTGATCTGATTGGCGACAAATTGTTTTTCAAAATCAATTAGTATTAAAATCAAATTGCTTAAAAGACATTATACAACGTCTTCAATGAAGATTGCTTTCTTTATATATTCTAAAAAATAGAATATATGTCTTCTAATTTTTTGCATGGTGATGATTTTTGTTAAAGTTTGTAAATACAATATTTTAGCAATAATCTTTATTAATTAAGTAATTACTAAAGATTTAATGTTATAATTACTAAATGCGTTTTTATACATAGAAAATATTGTGCCAAATTGAAATGAAAATTTATTAATTTAGCTTTTAAACTATAATTTCTTAAAACCCATTAAATTTCTTAAATTTGCAGATTGTCAGATAATACGACATTTTAAAGCGAATTTTAATGGAAGAAGAAAAAAAAACACTCAATTTTATTGAGCAAATTATCGAAGATGATTTGGCAAACGGTTTGAAACAAGATCAGATCCGTTTCCGTTTTCCGCCTGAACCAAACGGTTATTTGCATGTAGGTCACACAAAAGCGATCTGCATCAACTTCGGTTTGGGTGAAAAATACAATGCTCCCGTAAACCTTCGTTTCGACGATACAAACCCTGAAAAAGAAGAGCAGGAATTTGTAGATTCTATTATGAAAGACGTCGAGTGGCTAGGTTTTAAGTGGGATAAAGTATTGTACGCATCCGATTACTTCCAGCAGCTTTACGATTGGGCTGTACAATTGATTAAGGAAGAAAAAGCTTACGTTGATGAGCAACCTTCTGAAGTCATTACCGAGCAAAGAAAAAATCCTGCAGAACCGGGAGTAGAATCTCCATTTAGAAATCGTCCTGTTGAAGAATCTTTAGATTTATTTGAAAGGATGAAAAACGGCGAATTTGAAAGTGGCTCAATGTCTCTTCGTGCAAAAATTGACATGGCTTCACCAAATATGAACATGCGTGACCCTGTGATGTACAGAATCTTGAATAAGCCTCACCACAGAACAGGTACTGCCTGGAAAATTTATCCAATGTATGACTGGGCGCATGGTGAATCTGACTATTTAGAACAAGTTTCGCATTCATTATGTTCTTTGGAGTTTGAAAACCATAGACCACTTTACAACTGGTATTTAGACCAAGTATACGAAGAAGGTAAGGTTAAAAATAAGCAAAGAGAATTTGCGAGAATGAACGTTTCTTATATGATCACTTCCAAAAGAAAACTACAAAGGCTAATCGCTGAAAATGTAGTCAATGGTTGGGATGATCCTAGAATGCCTACAATTTCCGGAATGAGGAGAAAAGGCTTCACGGCTAATGCAATCAGAAACTTTATTGATAAAGTTGGGGTTGCAAAAAGAGAAAATTTAATTGAAATCCAATTATTAGATTTTTGTGTTCGTGAAGATCTTAATAAAGTGGCTAAACGTGTGATGGCCGTTGTAGATCCTATCAAATTGGTCATTGAAAATTATCCAGAAGGCAAGGAGGAATGGTTGACTACCGAAAATAATAATGAGCAGGAAGATGCAGGAACAAGAGAAATTCCTTTCTCAAGAGAATTATATATTGAGCGCGAAGACTTCAAGGAAGAAGCGGGCAATAAGTTCTTTAGATTAAGACTGGGTGGCGAAGTCCGTTTAAAGTCTGCTTACATCATTAAAGGCGAAAGAGTAGAGAAGGATGAAAATGGAGAGATTACAACCATTTACGCTACTTATGACGAAAAATCTAAATCTGGAAGCGGAACTGAAGAAAGTTTGAGAAAAGTAAAAGGTACCATTCACTGGGTTTCTGCGCAGCATGCAATTCCTATTGAAGTAAGAAATTACGAAAAATTATTCACTGTTGAACAGCCTGATGCTGAGAAAGATGTAGATTTCTTAAATTTCATTAACCCTGAATCTGTCAATATAATTCAAGGATTTGGTGAGCCTAGTTTAAAGGATGTTGCTGTGGGTGAACCGCTTCAGTTCCAGAGAATTGGCTACTTTACGAAAGATCAGGATTCTACAGATACAAATTTTGTGTTCAATAGAACTGTGACGTTAAAAGACTCTTATAAGCCGGAGTAAAAAATTTATTTATATCATATAAATGAAACAGGGCTTAATTTTTAAGCTCTGTTTTTTGTTTTTAAATATTACTGTACCATAAAATGCCACGAATACTTGAATATTTTTTGTGTTATTAATGAGAAATATTAATGCTATTTGTGTTTAAAAGTCCCGAAGAGACGATTTAATAAAGGATAGGATGAAAATCCTATCAATGAAAAAAGATAATTTAATAAATAAAAGATGAAATTCTATCAAAAATTATCAACGAATTATCATCAAATTAAAATTAGAAAATTGTGAAACTATTACATATATACGCCAGTTCATACAAAGGGCTATCGAAAGAAAGCTGGATGCTTGCATTGGTAATGCTCATCAACCGTGCAGGTTCGATGGTGCTCCCATTTTTGGGAGTTTATATGACTGCACATTTAAAATTCAGTATAGAACATACAGGAATTGTACTTAGCTTTTTCGGGATCGGTTCTGTAATTGGTTCTTGGATAGGCGGATTTATCACCGATAAAATTGGGGAGTATAAAGTACAGTATCTCAGTTTGTTGCTGAGCGTTCCGCTGTTTTGTTTAATTCCTCTTTTTAAAACGGAAGTGGGAGTTGCTGCTATTATTTTGATTCAAAGTATTGTAAGTGACTCCTTTCGTCCGGCAAATTCAGTTGCGATTACCAAATATGCGAAACCGGAAAATATTACAAGAGCATTTTCATTAAACCGAATGGCGGTCAATTTAGGATTCTCTATCGGTCCGGCTTTAGGTGGAATTTTGTCGGCAATTTCTTATGAGTTTTTATTCTTTTCAAATGCTTTAGCAGCTTTATTGGCCGGGATTTTATACATTATATTCTTTCGAAAACGCAATAAACTCGCAAAACTGAAAGCAAGAAAAGTGAAAGAAGCGATTGAGATTAAAAAAGAAAATTCTCCTTATCAGGATAATAAATTTTTAATTTACTGTTTCTTGTGTATGCTTTTTTCAATCTGTTTTTTCCAGCTATTCAGTACTTTGACAATTTTTTATACGGATACTGCTCACTTAAGTCAGCAAAATATCGGTTATTTATTAGGGTACAGCGGATTTATAGTTGTGTTATTAGAAATGGGATTGGTTCAGATTGCCGAAAAATATCTGAGCTTAGCTAGAACCATGTTTTTAGGAACCTTTATTTGTGGGCTTTCTTATGCGATGTTGGGCTTCGATTATAGTATTATCACTTTAGTAATTTCAATGACTTTATTGTCGATTGGTGAGATTTGGGCATTGCCTTTTATGTCGACGATCACCGCCTTAAGATCAGGAAAAAACAACAAAGGCGCCTATATGGGGTTGAATGGAATTTCTTTTTCAATCGCATTTATTGTGACCCCATATTTGGGAACTTTGATTGCTGAAAAACTAGGATTTACCGTTTTATGGATTGGTACCGGAGTGTTGGCAACCTTGATTGCTATTGCATTCTACTTTATTGTTCCATGGATGATTAAAGACAACAAGGAAATTGTTGACTAAATATTTTAAATGATATAAGAAAGTTGCAAATTTGCAGCTTTCTTTTTTTTTGATTAATTCACAAAACATTAATTTTAAATAAACAAAAAACAGTATAATTTTTGCTTTGCATTGCACAATGACAAAAATATATTTTCTTCTTTCAACCCTGTCCGCAACATTTTTACTGTCTCAAAAAAAAGATTCTGTCAACTTAATTTCAGAAGTAAAAATTGATGCCTATAAAAAACCTACTACTTTTATAGCTTCTACAAAATCAGTTTCGGTAGTTTCAGAAAATTTACTCAATCAAAATACACCGGAAAGAATGCTGGAATCGATCAATCAAATTGCAGGAGCAAGAATGGAAGAACGTTCCCCAGGAAGTTACAGGATTTCGCTTCGTGGAAGCACTTTACGCTCACCTTTTGGAGTTCGGAATGTAAAGGTTTATCTGGATGATTTTATTTTGTCAGACGCTTCCGGAAATACTTATTTTAATGTGATTTCTCCAGAACTTATTGATCGAATGGAAATTTATAAAGGCCCGGAAAGTGGGGATTATGGAGCTGTAACTGGCGGAACAGTGCTTTTAAAAACAAAATCTTCAGACAATTTATCAGCTAATTTATCCACCGGAAGTTATAGAACGTTTAACCAGAGTTTTAATTTTTCTAAACAAATCGGGAAACATTTTTTGGAAGTTTTTCAAAATTATTATCAAACCGATTCTTATCGTGAACAGTCGAAAGTAAAGAGAAAGCAAATCTTTATAAAAGATAATTTTCAATATTCAGAAAAGGGAATTTTAAAAGGAATGTTGATGTATTCTGATCTTGATTATCAAACTCCGGGCGGACTGACTTTGGAGCAGATGAATATTGACAGAAAGCAAGCCCGACCGGGAACTGCAACACTTCCGGGTGCTGAAGAACAGAACGCAGGAATTCGCAATAAAATGATTCTTGCGGGGCTTTCAAATGAATATCAATTTAATCATAATTTTTTGCATTTTATTTTAGTTCAGGGCTCTTACGTAGATTTTGAAAATCCGTTTATTACCAATTTTGAAAACCGTTTTGAAAAGAATTTTGCGGTAAGAACCCATTTTAATTATGAGAAAATGTGGGATAAAATTTCATTAGCCTACCGATTCGGTTTTGAAGGTGGAATTAATGATATTTTCGTTAAAAATTATGATAATAACAACGGTTTTGAAGGAAATCCACAAAATTTTGATCAGATCAAAAATACTTCAGGGTTTTATTTTCTATCTCAGAAATTAAATGTTAATAAAAAATTTTTTAGCGATATTTCGGTAAGTTTAAATTCTAATTCTTACGATTGGGAAAGGCTTTATCCACGAACAGAAAACGGAAATATACATTTTAAAAATCAATGGCTTCCTAATTTTGGAGTAACCTATCTTTTAGAAAAAGGTTTTTCGGTTAGAGGGAAAATCGGAAAAGGAAATTCTGCGCCAACGAATGAAGAAATCCGTTCTTCCACACAAGAATTTAA from Chryseobacterium indoltheticum encodes the following:
- a CDS encoding TonB-dependent receptor — encoded protein: MTKIYFLLSTLSATFLLSQKKDSVNLISEVKIDAYKKPTTFIASTKSVSVVSENLLNQNTPERMLESINQIAGARMEERSPGSYRISLRGSTLRSPFGVRNVKVYLDDFILSDASGNTYFNVISPELIDRMEIYKGPESGDYGAVTGGTVLLKTKSSDNLSANLSTGSYRTFNQSFNFSKQIGKHFLEVFQNYYQTDSYREQSKVKRKQIFIKDNFQYSEKGILKGMLMYSDLDYQTPGGLTLEQMNIDRKQARPGTATLPGAEEQNAGIRNKMILAGLSNEYQFNHNFLHFILVQGSYVDFENPFITNFENRFEKNFAVRTHFNYEKMWDKISLAYRFGFEGGINDIFVKNYDNNNGFEGNPQNFDQIKNTSGFYFLSQKLNVNKKFFSDISVSLNSNSYDWERLYPRTENGNIHFKNQWLPNFGVTYLLEKGFSVRGKIGKGNSAPTNEEIRSSTQEFNVNLNPEYGWNKEVGIRKQFVNSFFVEANYFDFRLNDAIVRRQNEAGQEYFVNSGETVQKGFEVLLESKNFDLKNDFFSQLKFRFSGSFYDFKFKNYQQNQNDFSGNDVTGVPRTTINSLLNFTFFKKLYVDYSHFYTSKIPLNDANSVYSKSNLIGNIQFRFPVDFEKTRVNLYLQVQNLYNEEYVLGFDINAFGNRYYNPAAKRNFILGIKVDF
- a CDS encoding o-succinylbenzoate synthase translates to MTAKYYKYILEFKRPSGTSRGVLLTKETYILEIFENANKGVGECALFRGLSYDDTPEYEGKMNWLCENINQDFKFLKEELKEFPSIWFGYEQALLNLKHGGKLYFPSEFTNEKGSMTINGLIWMGDIDFMEEQIQEKLEQGFHCIKLKIGVDWKSEHAILQKLRQKFSKEQLELRVDANGGFSKEEAQVVLQQLSDLHIHSIEQPIKAGNWDDMAVLCADTPTPIALDEELIGIFNLNEKKKLLEKIKPQYIILKPALVGGFAGSDEWISVAEQQNIKWWITSALESNIGLNAIAQYTFTKDNFIPQGLGTGNLFTNNFKTHLDLIGDKLFFKIN
- a CDS encoding glutamine--tRNA ligase/YqeY domain fusion protein encodes the protein MEEEKKTLNFIEQIIEDDLANGLKQDQIRFRFPPEPNGYLHVGHTKAICINFGLGEKYNAPVNLRFDDTNPEKEEQEFVDSIMKDVEWLGFKWDKVLYASDYFQQLYDWAVQLIKEEKAYVDEQPSEVITEQRKNPAEPGVESPFRNRPVEESLDLFERMKNGEFESGSMSLRAKIDMASPNMNMRDPVMYRILNKPHHRTGTAWKIYPMYDWAHGESDYLEQVSHSLCSLEFENHRPLYNWYLDQVYEEGKVKNKQREFARMNVSYMITSKRKLQRLIAENVVNGWDDPRMPTISGMRRKGFTANAIRNFIDKVGVAKRENLIEIQLLDFCVREDLNKVAKRVMAVVDPIKLVIENYPEGKEEWLTTENNNEQEDAGTREIPFSRELYIEREDFKEEAGNKFFRLRLGGEVRLKSAYIIKGERVEKDENGEITTIYATYDEKSKSGSGTEESLRKVKGTIHWVSAQHAIPIEVRNYEKLFTVEQPDAEKDVDFLNFINPESVNIIQGFGEPSLKDVAVGEPLQFQRIGYFTKDQDSTDTNFVFNRTVTLKDSYKPE
- a CDS encoding MFS transporter translates to MLALVMLINRAGSMVLPFLGVYMTAHLKFSIEHTGIVLSFFGIGSVIGSWIGGFITDKIGEYKVQYLSLLLSVPLFCLIPLFKTEVGVAAIILIQSIVSDSFRPANSVAITKYAKPENITRAFSLNRMAVNLGFSIGPALGGILSAISYEFLFFSNALAALLAGILYIIFFRKRNKLAKLKARKVKEAIEIKKENSPYQDNKFLIYCFLCMLFSICFFQLFSTLTIFYTDTAHLSQQNIGYLLGYSGFIVVLLEMGLVQIAEKYLSLARTMFLGTFICGLSYAMLGFDYSIITLVISMTLLSIGEIWALPFMSTITALRSGKNNKGAYMGLNGISFSIAFIVTPYLGTLIAEKLGFTVLWIGTGVLATLIAIAFYFIVPWMIKDNKEIVD
- the fbp gene encoding class 1 fructose-bisphosphatase; the protein is MSDQPLQTLGEFLIDKQEDFQYSTGEFSRLLSAIRLASKVVNREVNKAGIVDIAGAAGNQNVQGEEQQKLDVIANDIFITALSQREVVCGIASEENDDFIDIKCGENGHLSKYVVLIDPLDGSSNIDVNVSVGTIFSIYRRVTEPGTPVQLEDFLQKGINQIAAGYVIYGSSTMIVYTTGNGVNGFTLDPSLGTYYLSHPNMTFPKSGKIYSINEGNYIKFPQGVKNYLKYCQMEEGDRPYTSRYIGSLVADFHRNMLKGGIYIYPSYGQSPNGKLRLLYECNPMAFLAEQAGAKATDGFRRIMEIEPTELHQRIPFFCGSVEMVEKAEEFMRIDSVK